A region from the Thermoplasmatales archaeon genome encodes:
- a CDS encoding glycosyltransferase, family produces the protein MSKIVILGSGKLNSSLNGYAKECSNISGRSRIVLLNSKKQLTYSGKFGVREEEGLLRFVPGDGWALNNLLGKIIFRKLSRELRQNPIHYTTFGLPVLRNNTGDLVTIHDLFFLNREDEAYRKNFNVSKILLDRFLKFENVISPSKYIRKSLMDYGFTGNIEVVYRPPPDTFFHIEDRNKLREELGLPVDKILILSVSSALKRKNLSVVNEAMKKLGDKYRLVRVGPPLGNSITYRDLSSEKLNLIYNACDILLFPTLNEGYGMPLIEAMATGLPSVVSDIEVMREIAENSAVYIEPSVEGCHSGILEALEKTEVLRKAGFKRSIEFSREKFKDNLLRIYQKVENLY, from the coding sequence ATGTCCAAGATCGTCATACTCGGGTCTGGTAAACTGAACAGTAGCCTGAACGGTTACGCTAAAGAATGTTCTAATATATCTGGCCGCAGTCGTATAGTCTTATTGAACTCTAAGAAACAGTTGACTTATTCCGGCAAATTCGGTGTAAGAGAGGAAGAGGGATTGCTCAGGTTTGTCCCCGGTGATGGGTGGGCATTAAACAACCTGCTAGGGAAAATTATTTTCAGAAAACTTTCCAGAGAACTTCGGCAGAATCCGATTCATTATACTACCTTTGGGCTTCCAGTACTCAGGAATAATACTGGAGACCTGGTTACTATCCATGACCTCTTTTTTCTAAACCGTGAGGATGAAGCATACAGAAAAAATTTTAACGTTTCAAAAATTTTGTTAGATAGATTCCTGAAATTTGAGAATGTGATATCTCCATCTAAATACATTAGAAAAAGTCTCATGGACTATGGATTTACCGGGAACATAGAGGTAGTCTACCGCCCTCCTCCTGACACCTTCTTTCATATCGAAGACAGAAATAAGTTGAGAGAGGAACTCGGCCTTCCTGTGGATAAGATTCTTATCCTTTCCGTTTCTAGTGCGCTGAAAAGGAAGAACCTTTCAGTTGTGAATGAGGCCATGAAGAAACTAGGGGACAAGTACAGATTGGTAAGGGTTGGTCCTCCACTCGGAAATAGTATAACATACAGAGATTTGTCATCTGAAAAATTGAACCTGATATACAATGCCTGTGATATTTTGCTATTTCCTACCTTAAATGAAGGTTACGGTATGCCATTGATCGAAGCCATGGCAACTGGGCTGCCTTCAGTCGTTTCAGATATAGAAGTAATGAGGGAAATAGCTGAAAACTCCGCTGTGTACATAGAACCGAGTGTTGAAGGTTGCCATTCAGGGATTTTGGAAGCGCTCGAAAAGACAGAAGTTCTCAGAAAAGCCGGATTCAAAAGATCAATTGAATTTTCTCGCGAAAAATTCAAGGATAACTTGTTGAGGATTTACCAGAAAGTGGAGAACCTTTATTGA
- a CDS encoding Glycosyl transferase family 2 — MINATDIIPGDTFFGGKPIRIIVPTSSLESEKFKKCLDSVRRSQLPNNSILTAVVSSGPTFSFARSINYALAMVNDENVLLLNDDCYVEPTTIKNMVDSITSNDGVIGGLLRYSNGKIQHNGGLLYFNTLTIFFKDLTKGAPFNTIRSALEARRRGVKYVRAFHRTTTRPGSLDFVTGALFFIPNAAFRKIGLLDEDYVNGFEDADYCLRARKMGLAVRVEASASAVHEEHASLNSVKSHFFDNISVFGKKWKRSEVEALRD, encoded by the coding sequence TTGATTAACGCAACAGATATAATACCAGGTGATACGTTTTTTGGGGGAAAGCCGATAAGGATAATAGTGCCCACATCTTCATTGGAATCTGAAAAGTTCAAGAAATGCCTCGACAGTGTCAGAAGATCACAACTTCCGAATAACTCAATTCTTACAGCAGTCGTTTCCTCTGGGCCGACTTTCTCTTTTGCCAGATCCATAAATTATGCATTGGCCATGGTCAATGACGAGAACGTGCTTCTCCTGAACGATGATTGCTACGTTGAACCCACTACAATAAAGAATATGGTTGACTCAATTACAAGCAACGATGGGGTGATTGGTGGCCTTCTCAGATACAGTAACGGTAAAATACAGCATAATGGTGGTTTGCTGTACTTCAACACTTTGACGATTTTCTTCAAGGACCTGACAAAAGGAGCTCCGTTCAATACAATTCGTTCAGCGCTGGAGGCGAGAAGGAGGGGAGTGAAATATGTAAGAGCATTTCATCGAACTACCACTAGACCGGGTTCGCTGGATTTTGTTACTGGCGCCCTTTTCTTCATACCCAATGCTGCTTTCAGGAAGATAGGTTTATTAGACGAGGATTACGTAAATGGCTTTGAAGATGCTGATTACTGTCTGAGAGCGAGGAAAATGGGCTTGGCTGTAAGAGTGGAAGCTTCTGCATCGGCTGTCCATGAAGAACACGCTTCACTGAATTCCGTGAAGAGCCATTTCTTTGATAATATTTCAGTGTTTGGCAAAAAATGGAAACGGTCGGAAGTGGAAGCCCTCAGGGACTAA
- the glmU_1 gene encoding Bifunctional protein GlmU translates to MRPLSYIIPKVLLPVRGKPVLDYLLTNLVNLPVEHHYLVVSEHYDTIQNYLEKTNMHNVSVVKGLGWETGGDLSIALQEIGMDDDLVVMNGDIITDVNLEELFDYHLKVEAPVSMALFELNDEDEAKRFGQISLEKDGSISEFLEKNEKIKRKSNLVNVGFYVFGKKFLQESADYLIPRKFKLETELFPDLAKRHMLFGMPMKINYWWDVGTMSSYLRAEHYFINGQGIIPP, encoded by the coding sequence ATGAGGCCATTATCGTATATAATACCCAAAGTGCTTCTCCCGGTGAGGGGTAAGCCAGTCCTCGATTACCTCCTTACAAATCTAGTGAATCTACCTGTTGAACACCACTACTTGGTGGTTTCAGAACACTATGACACAATCCAGAATTATCTGGAGAAGACAAATATGCATAATGTTTCTGTTGTAAAGGGTCTGGGATGGGAAACTGGCGGAGACTTATCCATTGCACTTCAGGAAATTGGAATGGATGATGACCTCGTGGTTATGAATGGTGATATAATCACAGATGTAAATCTGGAGGAACTGTTTGATTATCATCTGAAGGTTGAAGCCCCTGTTAGCATGGCCTTATTTGAGCTTAACGATGAGGATGAAGCGAAGAGATTTGGGCAGATATCTCTTGAGAAGGACGGATCCATTTCCGAGTTCCTGGAAAAGAATGAGAAAATAAAGAGAAAATCAAACCTTGTTAATGTCGGATTTTATGTCTTCGGGAAAAAATTCCTTCAGGAAAGTGCTGATTATCTAATCCCGCGGAAATTCAAACTTGAGACTGAACTGTTTCCGGACCTGGCAAAGAGACACATGCTTTTTGGCATGCCTATGAAGATCAACTACTGGTGGGACGTTGGAACCATGTCATCGTACCTGAGGGCCGAGCATTACTTTATCAACGGTCAAGGTATAATCCCCCCATAG
- the wecC gene encoding UDP-N-acetyl-D-mannosamine dehydrogenase — MKLAVIGLGYVGLPLASLLSRDFDVIGFEVDRSKVESINRGKVPINEPGLDEELVKSLKSGRLTITSDPKNLKETTVKIVTVGTPFSLESNNVDYSQLESSLDAILPNLNKKDVIILKSTVPPGTTMGLVRKRIEAVGYRVPESIGLVFSPERMIEGQAMIDFRALPKVVGASDTRSQSIAVEILTKLGGKIITVTDPDTAEMVKMVDNYARFVFLGLTNELALACEKVGVDVLEVIRTAKDDYPRNAGLLVPGPGVGGSCLNKDPFILQAILRGRGLELDIVKSAQRVNSLMPIHVAELVSKYRHNGNVAILGVAFKGDTDDTRFAPSYAVRSELIRRKYGVRLTDPFVKGDGINKDLYESCNGASVVVVLTDHSEYKNIDLGRLKELMTENPLIIDGRGYIDRERAVKLGFEYHGLGRL, encoded by the coding sequence ATGAAATTAGCCGTTATAGGACTTGGCTATGTGGGTCTTCCGCTGGCTTCCCTTTTGTCCCGCGATTTTGATGTGATTGGATTCGAGGTTGACAGATCAAAGGTTGAGAGCATAAATCGCGGTAAAGTGCCGATAAATGAACCCGGCCTCGACGAGGAACTGGTAAAATCTCTGAAATCCGGCAGACTGACTATTACCAGTGATCCGAAAAATTTGAAGGAAACCACGGTCAAGATCGTGACAGTGGGGACGCCGTTCAGCCTGGAAAGTAATAATGTTGACTATTCTCAGTTGGAAAGTTCGCTTGATGCTATTTTACCAAATCTGAACAAAAAAGATGTGATCATACTGAAATCCACGGTTCCTCCAGGTACAACCATGGGTCTGGTAAGAAAAAGGATTGAAGCGGTTGGCTATAGGGTGCCAGAATCCATAGGACTCGTTTTTTCCCCAGAGAGAATGATAGAAGGTCAGGCCATGATTGATTTCAGGGCCCTTCCAAAAGTTGTAGGTGCTTCCGACACAAGGTCTCAGTCTATTGCAGTGGAGATATTAACAAAACTCGGCGGCAAGATCATAACAGTAACAGACCCGGACACCGCAGAGATGGTCAAAATGGTTGACAATTATGCGAGGTTTGTATTTCTTGGGTTGACAAATGAATTGGCTCTCGCTTGCGAGAAAGTGGGTGTCGACGTCCTTGAAGTTATAAGAACAGCGAAGGATGATTACCCTCGGAATGCCGGCCTTCTCGTTCCCGGACCTGGCGTTGGAGGCTCCTGCCTGAACAAGGATCCGTTCATTCTACAGGCCATATTGAGAGGTAGAGGACTGGAACTCGATATCGTGAAGTCGGCCCAGCGTGTGAATTCACTGATGCCAATACATGTTGCCGAACTCGTTTCAAAATACAGACATAATGGCAATGTTGCCATACTGGGTGTTGCATTCAAGGGTGACACCGATGATACCAGATTTGCTCCATCTTATGCTGTAAGAAGTGAGTTAATAAGGAGGAAATATGGAGTCAGGCTTACAGATCCTTTCGTCAAGGGTGACGGCATAAACAAGGATCTCTATGAATCCTGTAATGGAGCTAGTGTCGTTGTTGTTCTAACAGATCACAGTGAGTACAAAAATATTGATCTTGGCAGGCTTAAGGAATTAATGACTGAAAATCCACTAATCATTGACGGAAGGGGATATATAGACAGAGAACGGGCTGTAAAACTTGGATTCGAATATCATGGGTTAGGTAGATTATGA
- a CDS encoding dTDP-glucose 4,6-dehydratase, which produces MKTILIAGGAGFIGSHLTESLLDKGYNITVVDDLSSGLEKNLSKVRSKIKFVRSDISEFKSKEHYDVVVNLASRASRVEWETLPVEVALTNSIGNNNLIKLALREKSLYIYASSSEVYGDPDVVPTPETYVGRVSTTGSRSPYDEGKRFGEALTKGYEREYGLMNIIVRLFNTYGPRMRGGDFYGRVVDRFVQQAIAGIPITIYGDGKQTRSFTYVADSVNALETLIINGKHGEVYNVGNDVETTILDLANEVKRICKSSSPIKFMDLPDYEPRRRSADITKIKNLGFQHKVSLPEGIEKMANYHGEMGN; this is translated from the coding sequence ATGAAAACTATACTTATTGCTGGTGGCGCAGGGTTCATCGGCTCACACTTGACCGAAAGCCTTCTGGATAAGGGATATAATATCACCGTCGTTGACGATCTCTCTAGCGGACTGGAAAAAAATCTGTCAAAAGTTCGATCCAAAATAAAATTTGTAAGATCGGATATTTCAGAATTCAAGAGCAAGGAACATTATGATGTAGTTGTCAATCTAGCGAGCAGAGCGAGCCGAGTCGAATGGGAGACCCTCCCTGTGGAAGTAGCACTAACAAATTCCATTGGGAACAACAACCTGATTAAACTGGCTCTTAGAGAAAAATCTCTATATATCTATGCATCCAGCTCCGAAGTATATGGTGACCCGGACGTGGTTCCAACACCTGAGACATATGTAGGCCGTGTCAGTACAACCGGTTCCAGGTCTCCCTATGATGAAGGGAAGAGATTTGGAGAAGCCCTAACCAAAGGATATGAAAGAGAATACGGGCTAATGAACATAATTGTAAGGCTCTTTAATACCTATGGACCGAGAATGCGGGGCGGCGATTTTTATGGGCGTGTTGTTGACAGGTTCGTTCAGCAGGCAATTGCAGGTATTCCGATAACCATATACGGAGACGGTAAACAAACGCGGTCATTCACATATGTGGCAGATAGCGTTAATGCATTGGAGACATTGATTATCAACGGCAAGCATGGAGAAGTCTATAATGTTGGCAATGACGTTGAGACAACCATTCTGGATCTTGCAAATGAGGTCAAACGAATATGCAAATCATCGTCACCGATAAAGTTCATGGACTTACCGGATTACGAACCAAGAAGGCGATCAGCCGACATAACGAAAATTAAAAATCTAGGTTTTCAACATAAAGTTTCCCTTCCTGAGGGGATAGAAAAAATGGCTAACTATCACGGAGAAATGGGAAATTAA
- a CDS encoding UDP-galactose-4-epimerase, producing MEKVLVTGGLGFIGSHTVDELIRLGYSVTVLDNLDRQVHQGKVPAFKNKDATYIIGDIRYKKHWMKALSGIDYIIHLAGAVGTGQSFWQPSKYLSVNTVGTAILFEILENDVNIRNHIKKIVVASSKSVNGEGAYICNTHGVKFPETRNISDLSLHKWEPMCPECGKVMGPYPLPETKPVQNPNPYSLGKYTTEIISLQYSKLLNIPTVAFRYFNVYGPRQSLNNPYTGVLAIFLSRLKNGNQPTLFEDGKQLRDYVYVKDVAKLNVAALKNGNGVYNLGTGEPTSLLDIVKLLSNGLGLNISAKILEEFRPGDNRHDYADTSRLLKDFGAIKFTKLNEGIKELMEWSKGVDAIDNFEKQEKERKKFIPS from the coding sequence ATGGAAAAGGTTCTAGTGACCGGTGGGCTCGGGTTTATCGGTAGTCACACAGTTGATGAACTTATCAGATTAGGATACAGTGTAACGGTGCTTGACAATCTTGACAGGCAGGTACATCAGGGAAAGGTTCCGGCTTTCAAAAACAAGGATGCGACATACATCATAGGGGACATCAGGTATAAGAAGCATTGGATGAAGGCATTAAGCGGCATTGATTACATCATTCACCTTGCAGGGGCAGTCGGTACTGGACAGAGCTTCTGGCAACCCAGCAAGTATCTCTCTGTAAATACTGTGGGAACTGCCATTCTCTTCGAGATACTGGAGAATGATGTCAATATTCGCAATCACATTAAGAAAATTGTTGTGGCATCATCCAAAAGCGTCAACGGCGAAGGGGCTTACATATGCAATACTCATGGCGTTAAGTTCCCTGAGACCAGAAACATCAGCGATCTATCCTTGCACAAATGGGAACCAATGTGCCCTGAATGTGGGAAAGTAATGGGACCTTATCCTTTACCAGAAACAAAACCTGTACAGAATCCCAACCCTTACTCACTGGGGAAGTACACAACCGAAATTATCTCACTCCAGTATTCCAAGCTCCTCAATATTCCAACAGTTGCTTTCCGCTACTTCAATGTCTATGGGCCAAGACAGAGCTTGAATAATCCCTATACCGGAGTACTTGCTATTTTTCTATCCAGACTGAAAAATGGAAACCAACCCACTCTCTTTGAGGACGGGAAGCAACTTAGAGACTATGTCTACGTAAAGGATGTTGCAAAACTCAATGTTGCCGCCCTCAAGAATGGAAACGGGGTGTACAATCTTGGAACTGGAGAACCTACTTCCCTGCTGGATATTGTGAAGCTACTCAGCAATGGACTAGGACTCAATATATCTGCTAAGATCCTTGAGGAATTCAGGCCTGGCGATAACAGGCATGACTATGCGGACACCAGCAGGCTCCTGAAGGATTTTGGCGCTATAAAGTTCACTAAGTTGAACGAAGGCATAAAGGAACTGATGGAATGGTCAAAGGGGGTAGACGCAATAGACAACTTTGAAAAACAGGAGAAAGAAAGGAAAAAATTTATTCCCTCATAA
- a CDS encoding Glycosyl transferase family 2, whose translation MSKPSIGVIIVAHKRQEFIHRAVESVITQRIKAEKVVVVKSFMESQLDLELKKNGVINLFTELISEGDKILEALRELSTEVVCFLEDDDYFSPGKIEWVQEVFQEDVTFFHNGFVSIDDQQKILTPEETSNLKVIDEEMKIPKTLDLNRIRFLQDIGFSFNLSSISIRSDIIKGNYLKGVSTGIDNILFVKSIEKGTVIHQPDPLTIYRYHHPTSSSPSEEADNYIKWIHLYLNSLKNFKGNNTTQLANKWASAMIRRLERKLLISRIGKLVK comes from the coding sequence TTGTCCAAGCCGTCAATAGGTGTTATAATAGTAGCCCATAAAAGACAAGAATTCATTCACCGTGCTGTTGAATCTGTGATAACGCAGCGAATAAAAGCCGAAAAGGTAGTTGTAGTCAAGTCATTTATGGAATCTCAATTGGATCTTGAACTTAAAAAAAATGGCGTCATAAATTTATTTACTGAATTGATATCTGAAGGCGACAAGATATTGGAGGCTCTCAGAGAACTATCTACAGAAGTTGTTTGCTTTCTGGAGGACGACGATTATTTTAGCCCGGGTAAAATTGAATGGGTTCAGGAAGTATTCCAGGAGGATGTAACGTTCTTTCACAATGGTTTTGTCTCAATAGATGACCAACAGAAAATTTTGACCCCTGAAGAGACTAGTAATTTGAAAGTAATAGATGAGGAAATGAAGATTCCCAAGACTCTAGATTTAAATCGAATTAGATTCCTGCAAGATATTGGATTTTCCTTCAACCTCAGCAGTATCAGCATCAGATCTGACATTATTAAAGGAAACTATCTAAAAGGAGTCTCCACGGGAATTGACAATATACTTTTTGTGAAATCTATTGAGAAGGGAACCGTTATACACCAACCAGATCCACTTACCATATACAGGTACCATCATCCAACCTCATCTAGTCCCTCAGAAGAGGCAGATAATTACATCAAATGGATACACCTCTATCTGAACTCTTTAAAGAACTTCAAGGGAAACAATACAACTCAACTGGCAAACAAATGGGCATCAGCAATGATTCGTCGGTTGGAAAGAAAGCTTCTGATCTCAAGAATTGGCAAGCTAGTGAAGTGA
- a CDS encoding lipopolysaccharide 1,2-N-acetylglucosaminetransferase translates to MKLGTKIFFVMDPIRGGGPRNVFTISRLLCEEGYQSKILAFHSMKYLDMLWRRRNVFNFYGAERVSPGNLFSLIDSITSFSDNLNLKRWPVFIFQQYFSRPSILYRHEIPDVYVATSWQSFHPTLRASGNFSKPMAYFVQGDETEFSREKIFKREVLKTYRNDVPKFTQSRWLVDDLREKFGTDIEYIGFGVDHNVFYPRDYEKEKLIFTIARSEPTKGFSVFANAVNRLWKKRQDFKVVIAGHKSAVVGTKMNFPFEYLGWITDDELMAKLYTSSIFVNTGVNETLPMPPLEAMACGGAVVMTANGGSVEYARDLDNCVLAAPGNDVELADKLDMILSSDSLRESLRSGAMETAKAYNWTDFIKNFKIFIEKNILKGS, encoded by the coding sequence TTGAAGTTGGGTACAAAGATTTTTTTTGTAATGGATCCGATCAGGGGCGGCGGGCCAAGAAATGTGTTTACCATATCAAGATTACTATGCGAAGAGGGTTATCAGAGCAAGATTCTGGCTTTTCATTCCATGAAGTACCTTGACATGTTGTGGCGGAGGAGGAACGTGTTCAACTTCTATGGTGCTGAAAGAGTCAGTCCTGGCAATCTTTTCTCTTTAATCGATTCAATCACATCATTCTCCGACAATCTGAACTTGAAAAGATGGCCGGTATTTATCTTTCAACAATATTTTTCTCGACCTTCAATATTGTACAGGCATGAAATCCCGGATGTGTATGTTGCAACTAGCTGGCAGAGTTTTCATCCCACTCTTAGGGCCTCAGGGAATTTTTCGAAGCCAATGGCATACTTTGTGCAGGGAGATGAGACTGAATTTAGCAGGGAGAAGATTTTCAAGAGAGAAGTCCTTAAAACGTACAGGAATGATGTCCCGAAGTTTACCCAGAGCAGATGGCTTGTGGATGATCTGAGGGAGAAATTTGGAACTGACATAGAATACATAGGATTTGGTGTGGATCACAACGTATTCTACCCCAGGGATTATGAAAAAGAGAAGTTGATATTCACTATTGCAAGATCTGAACCTACCAAGGGTTTCTCTGTTTTCGCGAACGCTGTTAACCGATTATGGAAAAAAAGGCAGGATTTCAAGGTAGTCATTGCAGGACATAAAAGTGCAGTAGTCGGGACAAAGATGAACTTTCCGTTTGAGTATCTCGGATGGATAACAGACGACGAACTCATGGCTAAACTGTACACGAGTTCAATATTTGTAAATACTGGAGTAAATGAAACACTGCCAATGCCACCGCTTGAAGCAATGGCATGCGGGGGCGCGGTTGTAATGACCGCTAACGGAGGTTCAGTGGAATACGCCAGGGACTTGGATAACTGTGTTCTTGCTGCCCCCGGCAACGATGTTGAGCTGGCAGATAAACTTGATATGATTCTTTCTTCTGATTCCCTTAGGGAATCGCTCAGATCCGGGGCTATGGAAACCGCCAAAGCATACAACTGGACCGACTTTATTAAGAATTTCAAGATATTTATTGAAAAGAACATTTTGAAGGGAAGTTGA